Genomic window (Pararge aegeria chromosome 22, ilParAegt1.1, whole genome shotgun sequence):
AAATGCTGATTTTGCAGAGCGCGAAGCATTCTATTCTCTGCGAAATTTAAGTCGTCAGCGGTAACTGCACTAGTGCCGCGACGAGGCAGTAATTTAGCAAATctacaaatgtatacaattatacgTAGAAGTTTGCTCCACGAAGAAAAACGGAGAGCAAGCTCGTGTAAGTCGTTCGGGAGTATAGGTTTACACACAGTGTGTATAAGAACCTTCTTCTCGGGTACGTCTTCAATAGACTCTCCCTCTAGAGTTTTGAGTGGCCACTGAGACGGATGCATTGATGCCCATGGTGGACCATGCAGCCACAGAGGGTGTGAGAGAAGCTTCTCAGGAGTTACACCTCTCGATAGAATATCAGCAGAGTTCTCAGTGCCAGGGCAATGATAAAAGTTGTCTGGTGAGATATTCTCAGTTATCTGTACAACGCGATTCGCGACAAAAGTCTGCCATCTATGCGGTGAACTTTTTATCCAATATAGGGCGACTTTGGAATCGAGAAATGCATATGTAGCCTTGATTGGGATACGCTCAGAGTAAGTGTCATGTACTGTACGAAGCAATTTCGACAGTAGGACGCCACCTAATAGTTCGAGACGAGCAATTGAATGAGGTTTCGTCGGCGAAACTTTACTTTTCGCACAAGCAAGACGCACAGTGTTACCAGTAGGGGAGCTAACGTGTAAATAAACGACAGCACCATAGGCTGCGAGACTAGCATCTGATAGTCCCAGGAGAGTGACCTCACAGTCTGTTGTCACGCCCACATGACGCGGTATGTGTAGCTTATTTAGAGCTGGCAACTCATCGCAAAACTGTCTCCACATCTTAATGATGTGTGGTGGAGCTACAGTGTCCCAATCAAGATTTAATTGccaaagcattttaattaatattttggcatACACGACTGTGGGAGCAACGAAGCCCATTATGTCCCACAGACGGGCAACAGTCGACAAGATGGAGCGCTTAGTGCATGTCACATCGTCGGgcacagaaattttaaaatagaaagcgTCATTTCCAGTATACCAATGCAGACCAAGTATTTTATGGTGCATGGTTTTGTCAAACTCCACTTCAGTCGGAAGTTTGTGGGACGCAGGAAGGTTATCTAAGACCTCGCGAGAATTGCTGTTCCACTTAACTAATTCCCACTGTGCACCCTTAAAAAGATCGATCATCTGCAGCGACACAGTGACTGCCTCTAGTTCGCTGGGAAGCGAGAAAGCTACGTCATCCATATAAAGCGCGGGTAGCACAATGCTATTCGCTCGTGGATATTTTGCGCCGTCGTCATTCACCAGCTGTCTTACCGTGCGCAGTGCATGGAAGGGACTGGAAGTGAGACCGAAACAGACTCGATTGAACTGGTATAGCACAAGAGGGTCTTGTGGATTAAAGCGGTATAAGAAGCATTGATAGCGACGATCAGCTTCGCGCATAACGATTTGTAGAAACTGTTCTCGGCAGTCGGCTGTCATTGCCACTGCATGCagacgaaaattcaaaattattttaaaaagatctccCTGTAAATTTTGACCGGAATGTAGCAGATGGTTCAGTGCCTTTCCAGAACTAGAACGACAAGAAGCATCGACGACTAATCTCAGTCTCGTCGAGAGTTTGCCTTCACGTAAAATCCCCGTGTGTGGCATCACGTAAATCGGAACAGGATCTTTAGAATCATATGAAGGCGCGGGAGAAATATAATCTTTCGCGAGATAACCTTTTATGACGTCATCATATGCCGACCTCAATTTATTCGAAGCTTCAAGCTTTCTTTCGAGGCAGATGAAACGTTTCTTAGCTATGTCCAAAGAATTCCCTAGGGAATATAGATCCTCTTTAAATGGCAGCCCGACAACGTATCTGCCCGTATCGGGATCTCGGACAGTAGTCGAAGTGTAGAAGTCTtcgcattcattatcatcaggaTTCTGAATGGAAGCGGAAGGAAGTTCTTCAAGTTCCCAGAAACGCTTGACTAAAGAGTCAATAGCAGGAGGCTCTTGAACGAAACAACATGTCAAGGCCGtatgagtatttatagtaggtatcgtAGGCGCATTGCCCATGAACACCAGACCTAACACCGTGCGCAATGCAACGGGCACCGACGGGTCGCGACGTGACGTATGGACGTCGTCGGGGAGAAGCAAATGTGGAAATAGGGAAGCTCctattaaagcatcaattttATCAGGTACGCCGTAACTCGCATCGGCAAGCGGAATACCTTTAAGGTGTGATAGGACTGCCGTATCTATCACAGCCGTAGGTAATTTGTCTGTCACTTTATCAACAACAAGTGGCgagatattaaaactaacgttatcatcaaaacgcgaataaaacgtcaagtcaaccgAGCTGGATTGTACAACCTTCTCAATTCCACCGAACCCCTTCACGATAGTACGTTCTGTGAATTTAGTTTGCAAACCCAAGCGATCACAACATTCTTTTGAGAGGATATCGGCCTGCGAAGCAGAATCCAACAATATACGTATAACTTGCCGTTCACCATTACAGTCGTAAACAGCAACTTGTGCGGTAGCCAATAAGACAGTAGTTCGCTTGTCTTCCACACGATTCATTAAATTGCTATTATACACCTGCGTAGCGCTTGTAGACGGGCTTACGCGCGTAGCGCACAGTGCTACGTCGGCGCGATCATCCGCTACGGGCGATGACGCGGTAACGGTAGGTGCGTTCGGTGGCGGCATGACGGTATTCAACTGAGGCGCGCGGGAATGTTCCTCGCGCTGGTCAAAGTGCAGCCTTTTGTTATGTTTCTGACCACACGAACAGTGCGGGGAGACTTCACATTGCCCGACTTTATGTTTTATAGACAGGCAGTTCACACAGGCATTCTTCTCCTTGACGCACTTAAAACGTTCTTgaggagttaataatttattaaagtcaacacatttatataaatgcgcaTGTGTTATATTTCTACATAGACACTTGGACGTAGGCTTATCAACCGTGCTTATATAGGCCTGATACTTCGGCGCATTGCCAGAAGTCCCgttattcaaatgttttatatttttattatgacgtgTATTAGAAGGGTTTGTGACATTCGTATTCGTACGCTCAAACACCTTCGCGCGTGTTGTGATAAATTCCACAAAGTCGtcgaaagtaggtatattcttaccgcatttaatttcaaacgcGCGTACACTCTCAGTATCGACCCTTTGTGTAGCTATATGTAGTATGATAAGATCAGCTAGGTTATCtaactttagattttttaaagCGCTTACTGCGCCAGCGAACCGGTCTATGAAATCTTCAAAGTTAGTCGCAGAGGGAGTCTGAAAACCCTTATAGCGAAATAATTCATGTAGGTACGCGGAAGTCAACATACGTTTATCATCGAACCTATTGACGAGTGTTTGTAAAATGAGCTGATAATTCTCAGCACACGGAGAAATTCCAGCGATTGCGCTTTTTGCCTTCCCTGTCAGCTTcggtaacagataaaatagcttttctgCATCTGTGAGTGATGGATTATTATCTACTACTGACTTAAAGGTCGTATAAAACATCTGAAAAGATTTAATGTCACCATCGAATTCTAATATCGATATGGGAGCTAGCTTCGGCTTGGCTTTTAGCAGCGCGGAGGTCGCATTATGTATTTCTGGTGTCGTATTTAAAGTTGAGCATTTTGTATTTGTTCGTTTGACCCTATTATACAAAGTCTCAAAAGCATACAGACTTTTGTAATCAGGTTTTGCAtctgaatttaagtttaataaacgtgTATTATAATCGTCTACAATAGACTCGTACTTTAAACGCAATGAATCAATTTGTGAAGATTCGTCTAGAAAATGTTCTCTTTTTTCAACGTTCGTATGAACATCGGGTTCACgagataagtcaaagacattttGCATGATACCGAATATAGCTTCACGTTTAGCAATTAAGATAGACAGTTTAGTATCCTGAATCTCCTTATCACTTTCGCTAGTTTTAGAATCTACTTTAGGAGGCATTTTACTAAAGTGTAAGTGAGACAATTATCTAACAATCacgaaatacctatatttttatgtgagtatGATAGGTTAATAGCCAATCATATACTGGTAAATTAAGTAGGTCGCGCGGAGTGCGGATAATATGCGCAAGCGCGCTTCGTTCGATATTACGCGTGGTCGGGTTATATCGAATGTTCGATCGACCAGAGGTTCGTATAGACAAATCTCGACCTTATATGCTAGGTGTTACGACTCTTGAGTAAATGTTTCACAACCGAAGGTACtacgataattaataattgcaagttttaagatttgttttaattgttaattcaatttaaatacactaatatttatcgaaatatacataaatatgtgtagATAATTAGTATGTCTAACTGGGGAAATAGCTAGCTCAATGCTATAATGCCGCTTATGCCAGTATTAAGACAAAGAAAATAGATGACGCaatgacctattttatttaaaattatattatttcaattattagagCCTATAGAAGTATTCTAACAAGGAAACTAATGCTTCAATACGTTAATATGAAGGAAATGCTGTAaatatccggctcgaaggaccaaaataaatatgtatgcgccaagttatattaagttatttaagatttttatttttcgaatgagtggactgtattttttgcggtaaattggtgtacaaaagaaagatacaaaggaatcagagcacaaggaagacagcacttacttgaccttatttttcatgggtaggagcacgccgtccgttgatccaaatattcctcacgaagtcctctcttctcgaacaccaccacttatgttatatttcggcacacacataaatataggaattatgcttaaaaggatctcattgaaacttctaaggtatattatgatattttatggcttattttcaggcagccagtaaactcgtattgcccgttacttttcgcaatcggaaagcaagtcgcaaacgtcttaatcgtttgcttccgttaatttaagtgacagctcagcgttctagtgtttttgaggcgtatgagggcgccagtctctttacggagaatcgttcagtgctgttttaggttggatatgggagaataggaacaccaatgaaattataaattattatttaagacttaattataacttggcgcaaccatTATCAATTAATTTTGCAAACCACCTACTACTAAATACTGTATACAGCACacagtatttaatttaaactatatgACAGTACTTAAAGTAGAGTTGTCCTTTTCACACTTTATTCCCTGGACAAATAGTACTAGTCCAGCTTAGATGTTCTAAGTAACAtcttaataaatatacgtaCTCTACTTATACAAATAGTTAACGCAAAAATACTGTGTGAAGGAATAACCAATAAACATTTCTAGTAAATGTATGTCTTGCTCGTTGATAGAAGTAAGTCAGCGATTATAGTAACAGTCGCTTCGAGACGGCTTCATCCACAGTTAACATCGGCATTACATCTAAAATGGATGATCTGATCCGATCTCTACTGTTGGCAGATTCTCTACTAAACCTCTTGctacaaattatatttgatttaaatacacTATCATCACTCACTTAGGCGTTTGAGAGGTTTTAcacaatgataataattaagctAACCTTGATTTAATTCGCGAAAATAGATAGGTAGGCTGTTTAGTGTAACTattgcattatattttttataagtattaacttTTATccattaccaaaaaaaaaaaaataattaaaaattcatttatttcaagtaggcctaatataagcacttttgaaatgtcaagtctgtctgtttgtagtgattctaccaccggttcggaaggcagattctaccgagaagaagccggcaagaaactcagcagttgctcttttccaacatcaacaatttacattttgcattttaacattcatttttctatcttgtgagagctgaaagcggagccggatgcttccaagcaaccttgtcattaaaaaattcatcaattttatagtaacctcgctgtaataaatgtgttttaacaaattcttaaacttgtgcattggcaggtccaaaatcaccttaggaatcatattataaaagcgtatactcaatcccacaaatgatccctgcaccttacgcagacgatatgcagatgacactaatttatgaccatttcttgtaagtcgactgtttatgtccactttttgtttataaagactaatatgttgtcttacaaatactatattgttataaatatattgtgaagctacagtaagtatgcctatttctttaaacttctcacggagggattcgcgtgatttaagtttatatattgaccgtacagctcttttctgcaatataaatatagtttcgatatcagctgctttaccccataacaagattccataggacataacactatgaaagtacgcaaaataaactagcctagctatttcaacggaACAGGAATGTTGCTGAGGCTTGGGGTTTTTTATACAAGGactatcacaagtcagatcgatacacattggcattgttgaggatgaagcAACAAGTTCATCGTACAGATTATTTGTTGATAGTATTTCAGCACTGtgtaattgtgactgaaggtcaTTGTTTGTTGAACATGCCCTACTTAattcaccctccaacatagAAGTTTTCCCTAGACCTTCTTCATAGGTTGATATGCATTGTTCAAATGAGCTGACTGCCTTCTGGAGTTGGTCGCGCTCCTCTATGACCAGATTGTGTGCACTGTTTAACTCTGCTAGTTCACCTTTCAGTTGGGAGTTCTTGGCTATAATTGCTCTCAGTTCaacttcactgtcatcttgttccctcaCCAAGTCAGCATTTACTTGTTTGAGTGACTTGAGTTCACGGAGGGCATTCTTTAGTTTCAATTGCTCTTCcaatgcagccgctcttctggttaACATTGGAGGAGCCATTTTATAGAACTCTGAAACACACCAAACAGTGTATGTAAGTGAAGGAAAATAGATGACCTACAGAAGAGAGAGACCAAAGGAATAAAAGTaggattcaaattattattaaacagagtaatattaaagatctgattagaaatataaaaacatactagTTTGGCATATCCAACagttacaaatactattttttgcgctgactattgaagttatttctaaaatgtattaattactaaaGTAGATTACTAGAACAGTGACCTATATCATAAGGTGTGCATGAGTAGATGCTGTAAATGTTGTCTGAGAcagtttcaataattctttttcttcacttccacaaatccgtcaagtaaagcAAGAATGATTTTGTCAGAGTGTATATATAGGGACGTGTCTCGTGATCAACGAGAATGTACTGTGTAGggagtaatgtatttaatagctATCGGGATATTATAACGTGATAACAGAgaacgataaagaaaataaaagcgaTACTCCCCAGTAAAATCCTTTGAACGTAAATCATACGTCGTTACAGACGTTAGATTTTGAATTCTCGCCGAACGAACCTCCTGTCACATGGATAGTTCGCTTTTTGTGCTCGCTGAGTTGATTACACTTTTTATGACTATTTATCTAATGAACAAacacttatttacaaataatttacacagttttacgaatattaagactaaaattaaaacttaaattataaataaaatacgagcaGCTGATTTTACGACATGTCAGCTTGACAGCGACCGACGACTAAGCTTCAAGACACGAATTCTATAggataaagtttatataaatatttgtacagACAAATACTAGAGTGAATGAGTCGCTAAGTTGAAGAGGGCACGGGGGCACAAAGCTCGGAAAAAAAATGGTAGGCCCACAGTGGTAAACACAGCGCTTCAGCTCGACCtccaatgaggtggacagacgacatcaagctaatcgcagggagccgctgtaAACAAGCATAGAACCGGTTACAGATATCAGCACCCCTCCTTTTCCCGCAGGTGTCGAACAAGGCGACTAGGCGAgatataacggagaacaggcAGCAGCTGTcccctctgtgctactactacaaccTACTGCGATTATCAACCCGTCTGCGTGGTGCCAACCAACCAGCGCGCAGCGTGGTGACTATGAGTATAGCTTATCGTTGGGAGAGGCCGTTAGTCTAGAAGAGGTGTTTTATAAGGCTATTGGTTTAATATGAAGACTTAAGGATCAGAGACATGGGtcgctatgggcctcataagaaggctcatgTTAAGAGTATCTCTAcacgatcaaatcagaaatgaggagatctgttgaagaactagagttaccgacatagctcagcgagtctcgaagctgaagtggcaatgggtcggggaacatagctcggagaaccgatggacaggACCcacaacgcggtggacagataacatcaggcgagtaactgggagccgctggaggcaagcggcccagaactgcgtattgtggaactccctacaaaagacctatgtccagcagtagacgtcaattggttgaggtgatgatgatgattggttTAATATGGGTCGTAAAGTATAAATGAATGTAATGACTATATTTTGAGAAAtaagacttttttattttcttcttattCATTGCGGCACGCTTCTGGTGTTAAGATAACTAGGTTACATAAGGCTCTATAAAATGGCCACACTTCTTCCGGAGACCTGGTTCTCTATTACATTATTATCGTAACACAATCTTAACCGCAATTTGTGACGTCAATTTTCCCATACCTCGTGTGATGAAATAGTAAAGTTTAGGTCACAACATGCATTTAGTGAGCATTTAAGATTTCAAAACCTGCTCCCAGACTATAACATACGCACATCTTCATTTCATAAAAgaattaaatgataataagttcaatgttaccataaaataaaaaaataaaataccattaCAACTTTGATAAGTATTTAAACGTGGTTTATGATTTACATCTacgaacaaataaaaatcattaaattaaacaaaacaatcctATTTGctcttgatatatatatatcaatgcaaacaaaaagtaaagcGTATCAAACGCTACGCGAAGCTGTAATCCGTCGACAGACAACATCAATAAAGGAAAGTTGCACTTCGAACTCTACAATTGTTGGCGATGTATCTGTTACATTGAATACTTATAGTATTAACAGGTTAGATCACGGATTATCTATATAGGTCTTGGTTAATAGGTTGCAAAATTACAATTGTGTTTAATAAACTGTCGTGAAAAATATCGTTTATTAagttataaaccgattttgataattccTTCCTTAGTTTTGTATCTAACCTGTGTTCAGAGGTGGTTCTGGGAAATCGGGGGAACtctttatagtattatatataaagagTGGACTCTTTGCGCTTTGATTATGGTATAttgtaggtaaataatttatgCTCGTCATAATAAAGGAGCTGATAGTGTAGCTGATAGTGCTGGAAGAACTCCTCCACTCCTTTAACACTCCGGTTTccggaaaagcaatattttgttaaCGTTATGAACAGTTGTCGTTTGGCTTTTGTttctctttatatataaaaggcaaaggtgactgacagactgactgactgatctgtcaacgcacagctctaaccacttgacggatctcGCTGAAGTTTtacacacagatagttattacaaagtaggcatccgctaagaaaggatgtCTGAAAATTCCACCCTAAGAGGGTAAaagggggatgaaagtttgtttatacaaactttcatcccccttttaccttcatttatcaattcttttttcaagttacatttatgaaacattgattttatgttttcgattaaaaataaagaaatgcgTGTTTAAAAATTCCACCCTCAAAGACTTAATGTCTTTAGGGGATGAAAACTTTCATGAAATTTTCTGTTTTTCTAACTCACTTTTGAAGTAATGTCAATTAAACTTGGTATATCTATATAGGCAAAGGTgacttactgactgactgatctatcaacccAGGAGTCCGGATCTAATGTATGTCCAGTAAGGCGATGACAATTTAGCCAAGATTGATTGAACTTGTAAAATgttctgatgaatattgtagaAGTTAAAACTAACACCGACTGGTCTATTTAAattccgtacccaaaggatAAAACGGGATCCTTTCACTAAgactctgtctgtctgtctatctgtctgacCGCCTATCTGGCCACCGATTGCCCGCCTACCAGCCCGCTTACCTGCACGCCTGCCTTCCCGCCTGTCTACTCGCTTGCCTGCCCGCGTATCTACctgcctgtctacccgcctgcctacCCGTCTGTCTGCTCGGctgcctgcctgcctgtctGCCCACCTGCCTGCCCgtctgtctacccgcctgcctgcccgcctgcctgcccgcatGTCTACTTGCCTGCCTGCCCGCTTAtctacccgcctgtctaccagcctgtctgcccgcctgtctacccgcttatctgcccgcctgcctgccttGTATCGCAAAAACTGCCCGCCCTGTTTACACTTACCAACCAGCAATTGGGAGTAAAATATGTCTTGAATGACGGAAAACAGGCTAACCATTTAGGGGCACGGCAGTTTTATAAAGCCCATACAAAtgcctaatcggtttttacgcggcatcgtacctgCACGTCTTGACTACGTCATCGACACGTCTCTGTCAATATTGTAATGATTTCATGTGTATTTAGGTAGTAGATTAATAATATGTATGCATCCGGTAGTAGATTCATAATATGTatgcattttaataaaacaggtatttatattataaatacctattttaatttaactcatGTTTCCTATTGAAGTTTAATTCtattaaaaagtaggtacatccatatatttaaatataaatacaatttagttcctaataaaatattatatataactattactatataggtatttatataaaagtctgTGGCCCAAAGTTGAATTAATATAGaaagatataatatactagctgttgcccgcgacttcgtctgcgtttgattttgtttttaaagtattcagtatcgctaagccttaaatgagtatagtagtatatatatataacatgtgactgtcaattaattatagacaaaaaatttgcaataaaataaaattgcgactataattaaagatctaaactaccctatctcttaagttggaccagactgc
Coding sequences:
- the LOC120633963 gene encoding uncharacterized protein LOC120633963 yields the protein MPPKVDSKTSESDKEIQDTKLSILIAKREAIFGIMQNVFDLSREPDVHTNVEKREHFLDESSQIDSLRLKYESIVDDYNTRLLNLNSDAKPDYKSLYAFETLYNRVKRTNTKCSTLNTTPEIHNATSALLKAKPKLAPISILEFDGDIKSFQMFYTTFKSVVDNNPSLTDAEKLFYLLPKLTGKAKSAIAGISPCAENYQLILQTLVNRFDDKQRFKCVKEKNACVNCLSIKHKVGQCEVSPHCSCGQKHNKRLHFDQREEHSRAPQLNTVMPPPNAPTVTASSPVADDRADVALCATRVSPSTSATQVYNSNLMNRVEDKRTTVLLATAQVAVYDCNGERQVIRILLDSASQADILSKECCDRLGLQTKFTERIPLADASYGVPDKIDALIGASLFPHLLLPDDVHTSRRDPSVPVALRTVLGLVFMGNAPTIPTINTHTALTCCFVQEPPAIDSLVKRFWELEELPSASIQNPDDNECEDFYTSTTVRDPDTGRYVVGLPFKEDLYSLGNSLDIAKKRFICLERKLEASNKLRSAYDDVIKGYLAKDYISPAPSYDSKDPVPIYVMPHTGILREGKLSTRLRLVVDASCRSSSGKALNHLLHSGQNLQGDLFKIILNFRLHAVAMTADCREQFLQIVMREADRRYQCFLYRFNPQDPLVLYQFNRVCFGLTSSPFHALRTVRQLVNDDGAKYPRANSIVLPALYMDDVAFSLPSELEAVTVSLQMIDLFKGAQWELVKWNSNSREVLDNLPASHKLPTEVEFDKTMHHKILGLHWYTGNDAFYFKISVPDDVTCTKRSILSTVARLWDIMGFVAPTVVYAKILIKMLWQLNLDWDTVAPPHIIKMWRQFCDELPALNKLHIPRHVGVTTDCEVTLLGLSDASLAAYGAVVYLHVSSPTGNTVRLACAKSKVSPTKPHSIARLELLGGVLLSKLLRTVHDTYSERIPIKATYAFLDSKVALYWIKSSPHRWQTFVANRVVQITENISPDNFYHCPGTENSADILSRGVTPEKLLSHPLWLHGPPWASMHPSQWPLKTLEGESIEDVPEKKVLIHTVCKPILPNDLHELALRFSSWSKLLRIIVYICRFAKLLPRRGTSAVTADDLNFAENRMLRALQNQHFAEEYSLIKNNKTCSPAFNRLRPFIDDGLIRVGGRLANSGLSFEKIHPVILPRNGHVVNIIIDYYHIKHLHAGPELLMALLRQRYWILSARRIVRQRVHMCNTCFRFKPRPTIPLMADLPDIRTRPALKAFSFTGCDYAGPIPYVPVRRRGVHSEKAYIVLFTCLTTRSTHIEVATSLSTPSFLAGLKRFLSCRGPVQVLHSDNAKNFQGAASYLRDLYKFLREEYYPKLEQECAENRITWKFICPNSPHFGGSWESMIKVTKTILFKVIGQQLLSYEELCTVLIQVECLLNSRPLTILSSDPAEPSALTPSHFLHTAPLFSLPAPDVNPDKINLVDRYSLIDKMVQSFWNRWRMEYLHGLQVRLKWNTPSVPITPGTVVVVINDNVPPLAWPLAVVEKVHPSKDGVIRVATVKISGRTYVRPVVRLCPLPTQ